One window from the genome of Mycolicibacterium gadium encodes:
- the tsaD gene encoding tRNA (adenosine(37)-N6)-threonylcarbamoyltransferase complex transferase subunit TsaD codes for MTIILAIESSCDETGVGVAELGADGAVTLLADEVASSLDEHARFGGVVPEIASRAHLEALGPTMRRALETAGVAKPDIVAATIGPGLAGALLVGVAAAKAYSAAWQVPFYAVNHLGGHLAADVFDHGPLPESVGLLVSGGHTHLLHVRSLGEPIVELGSTVDDAAGEAYDKVARLLGLGYPGGKVLDDLARTGDRDAIVFPRGMTGPRDDRFAFSFSGLKTAVARYVESHPDASQADVAAGFQEAVADVLTRKAVRAAKELNVSTLLIAGGVAANSRLRELAEHRCAENGLTLRIPRPRLCTDNGAMIASFAAHLIAAGAAPSPLDAASDPGLPVVKGQVA; via the coding sequence ATGACGATCATCCTGGCCATCGAGAGCTCCTGTGACGAAACCGGCGTCGGAGTCGCCGAATTGGGCGCGGATGGCGCCGTGACGCTGCTGGCCGACGAGGTGGCCTCCAGCCTCGACGAGCACGCCCGCTTCGGCGGGGTGGTGCCCGAGATCGCGTCGCGGGCGCACCTGGAGGCGCTGGGACCGACGATGCGCCGCGCATTGGAAACGGCCGGCGTGGCGAAGCCCGACATCGTTGCGGCGACCATCGGGCCGGGTCTCGCCGGTGCATTGTTGGTGGGAGTGGCTGCGGCCAAGGCGTATTCGGCCGCATGGCAGGTGCCGTTCTACGCCGTCAACCATCTCGGGGGCCATCTGGCCGCCGACGTCTTCGACCACGGCCCGCTACCCGAAAGCGTGGGCCTGCTGGTGTCCGGCGGACACACTCACCTGTTGCATGTGCGGTCGCTGGGCGAACCGATCGTCGAACTCGGCAGCACTGTCGACGACGCCGCGGGGGAGGCCTACGACAAGGTGGCGCGTCTGCTCGGGCTCGGGTACCCCGGCGGCAAGGTGCTCGACGATCTCGCCAGGACCGGCGACCGCGACGCGATCGTCTTCCCCCGTGGGATGACTGGACCGCGCGACGATCGGTTCGCGTTCAGCTTCTCCGGGCTCAAGACGGCCGTCGCCCGGTACGTCGAGAGCCATCCCGACGCGTCGCAGGCCGACGTCGCCGCCGGGTTCCAAGAAGCCGTTGCCGACGTGCTGACGCGGAAAGCGGTGCGGGCGGCGAAAGAGCTGAACGTGTCGACACTGCTGATTGCCGGTGGGGTGGCGGCCAATTCGCGGCTGCGTGAACTCGCCGAACATCGCTGCGCCGAAAACGGGCTGACACTGCGCATCCCGCGGCCACGGCTCTGCACCGACAACGGTGCGATGATCGCATCGTTTGCGGCCCATCTGATCGCCGCGGGTGCGGCGCCGTCGCCGTTGGATGCGGCAAGCGATCCCGGTCTTCCGGTGGTGAAGGGACAGGTGGCGTGA
- the rimI gene encoding ribosomal protein S18-alanine N-acetyltransferase: MTVVYGKLKPSDAARCAELESLLFEGDDPWPERAFLAELKAKHIHYVAARTKEGVEDKLIGYAGIARLGRVRPYEYEIHTIGVDPAYQGQGIGRRLVTEILELASGSVVFLEVRTDNVPAIKLYESFGFVNVGLRRRYYRASGADAYTMKRLPQESPS, from the coding sequence ATGACCGTCGTCTACGGGAAGCTGAAGCCGTCGGATGCCGCGCGGTGCGCCGAGCTGGAGTCCCTGCTGTTCGAGGGGGACGACCCGTGGCCGGAGCGGGCGTTTCTCGCCGAACTCAAGGCCAAGCACATCCACTATGTCGCCGCACGCACGAAGGAAGGCGTGGAAGACAAGCTGATCGGTTACGCCGGGATCGCGCGGCTGGGCCGAGTACGCCCCTACGAGTACGAGATTCACACCATCGGGGTCGATCCGGCGTACCAGGGTCAGGGCATCGGCCGGCGCCTGGTGACCGAAATCCTCGAATTGGCCTCCGGCAGCGTGGTTTTCCTCGAGGTACGCACCGACAATGTGCCCGCGATCAAACTTTATGAGAGCTTCGGTTTCGTCAACGTCGGTCTGCGTCGGCGTTATTACCGCGCCAGCGGTGCGGACGCCTATACGATGAAGCGCCTTCCTCAGGAGAGCCCATCATGA
- the tsaB gene encoding tRNA (adenosine(37)-N6)-threonylcarbamoyltransferase complex dimerization subunit type 1 TsaB gives MSSLILAIDTATPAVTAGVVRRDGDTIEVLAQRVTVDARAHAEQLTPNAVGALADAGVGVEDLAAVVVGCGPGPFTGLRVGMATAAAFGHALGVPVHGVCSLDAIAIMAGGDLLVVTDARRREVYWARYRDGMRFEGPAVAAPADVPGAEEALAQPPRHPTAEGLVRAVADWTSPPAPLVPLYLRRPDAKTLAERAAR, from the coding sequence GTGAGCAGCCTGATCCTGGCGATCGACACTGCGACGCCCGCGGTGACCGCCGGGGTGGTCCGTCGGGACGGCGACACGATCGAGGTGCTGGCGCAGCGCGTCACTGTCGACGCCCGTGCGCACGCCGAGCAGCTGACCCCCAATGCGGTCGGCGCGCTCGCCGACGCCGGGGTCGGTGTCGAGGATCTCGCGGCGGTCGTCGTCGGCTGTGGCCCCGGGCCGTTCACCGGCCTGCGGGTCGGCATGGCCACCGCTGCGGCGTTTGGGCATGCGCTGGGCGTCCCGGTACACGGCGTGTGCAGCCTGGACGCGATCGCCATCATGGCCGGCGGCGATCTGCTGGTCGTCACCGACGCGCGCAGGCGCGAGGTGTACTGGGCGCGCTATCGCGACGGGATGCGCTTCGAGGGGCCTGCCGTCGCCGCGCCTGCCGACGTGCCCGGCGCGGAAGAGGCACTCGCACAACCGCCCCGGCATCCCACCGCCGAGGGTCTGGTGCGCGCGGTCGCCGATTGGACGTCGCCACCGGCGCCCCTGGTGCCGCTGTATCTGCGTCGCCCCGACGCGAAGACGCTGGCCGAGCGGGCGGCCCGATGA
- the tsaE gene encoding tRNA (adenosine(37)-N6)-threonylcarbamoyltransferase complex ATPase subunit type 1 TsaE: MADRAAGTAELPTADDTIALGARLGSELRAGDVVVLSGPLGAGKTVLAKGIAQAMEVDGPVVSPTFVLARVHRARRDGAPAMIHVDLYRLLDDNSVDLLAELDSLDLDTDLEDAVVVVEWGEGLAERLSESHLDIRLERGTDTEVRTAMWQWSTP, encoded by the coding sequence ATGGCTGACCGCGCCGCGGGGACGGCGGAGCTGCCGACCGCCGACGACACCATAGCCCTCGGTGCGCGACTGGGAAGTGAACTGCGCGCCGGTGACGTCGTGGTGCTGTCCGGTCCGTTGGGTGCGGGAAAGACCGTGTTGGCCAAGGGTATTGCGCAGGCGATGGAGGTCGACGGTCCGGTCGTGTCACCGACGTTCGTGTTGGCCCGCGTGCACCGGGCGCGTCGGGACGGCGCCCCGGCGATGATTCACGTCGACCTGTACCGGCTGCTCGACGACAACTCGGTCGACCTGCTCGCCGAACTCGACTCGCTCGACCTCGACACCGATCTCGAGGATGCGGTCGTCGTCGTGGAGTGGGGCGAAGGACTGGCCGAACGGCTGTCCGAGAGCCATCTCGACATTCGCCTCGAACGCGGAACCGACACCGAAGTGCGCACAGCGATGTGGCAGTGGAGCACTCCGTGA
- a CDS encoding alpha/beta fold hydrolase, whose amino-acid sequence MSDQGARWLAGAAGVTAVGTATAVSVARSLRRRVSSDDPYEFEDFSLLDADRSVVVTTPDGVDLAVREVGDPDAPLTVVFAHGFCLRMGAFHFQRARLTEEWGSQVRMVFYDQRGHGQSGQAQPETYNVAQLGRDLETVLAVMAPRGPVVLVGHSMGGMTVLSHARQFPQRYPTRVVGAALIASAAEGVSRSPLGEILKNPALEAVRFAVRYAPKTVHRTRGAAKSVIAPILRAASYGDMKVSRSVVEFSEKMMHDTPIETLVEFLHALEVHDETDGLATLAKVPTLIACGDEDLLTPMDYSQDMADALPKSELVIVEGAGHLVELEQPEIIDDALVRLVERATPSKLVALTRRVRDAVRHHG is encoded by the coding sequence TTGAGCGATCAGGGAGCGCGGTGGCTGGCGGGTGCCGCGGGCGTGACCGCGGTCGGCACCGCCACCGCAGTGTCGGTCGCCAGGTCCCTACGCCGACGCGTCAGCAGCGACGATCCCTACGAATTCGAGGATTTCTCTCTCCTCGACGCTGACCGCAGCGTCGTCGTCACGACTCCGGACGGCGTCGACCTGGCTGTCCGCGAAGTGGGGGATCCCGACGCTCCGCTGACGGTTGTCTTCGCGCACGGCTTCTGTCTCCGCATGGGCGCCTTTCACTTTCAGCGCGCCCGCTTGACCGAGGAATGGGGCTCGCAAGTCCGGATGGTGTTCTACGACCAGCGTGGACACGGCCAATCCGGGCAGGCGCAACCGGAGACCTACAACGTGGCGCAATTGGGCAGGGACCTGGAGACGGTGCTGGCCGTGATGGCACCGCGCGGACCCGTTGTGCTCGTCGGCCATTCGATGGGAGGTATGACGGTCCTGTCGCACGCCCGGCAGTTCCCGCAGCGGTACCCCACCCGCGTGGTCGGCGCAGCGCTCATCGCATCGGCGGCCGAAGGGGTTTCCCGCTCGCCGCTGGGCGAGATTCTGAAGAACCCCGCCCTGGAGGCGGTGCGCTTTGCGGTTCGGTACGCGCCCAAGACCGTGCATCGCACCCGCGGCGCCGCCAAGTCGGTGATCGCTCCCATCTTGCGCGCGGCCTCGTACGGCGATATGAAGGTCAGCCGCAGCGTCGTCGAATTCTCCGAGAAGATGATGCACGACACCCCGATCGAGACGCTGGTCGAATTCCTGCACGCGCTCGAAGTGCACGACGAAACCGACGGGCTGGCCACCCTCGCGAAGGTGCCCACTCTGATCGCGTGCGGTGACGAGGACCTGCTCACGCCGATGGACTACTCGCAGGACATGGCTGACGCCCTGCCCAAATCCGAACTCGTGATCGTCGAGGGCGCAGGCCATCTTGTCGAGCTCGAACAGCCAGAGATCATCGACGACGCGCTCGTCCGGCTGGTGGAACGTGCCACCCCCTCCAAGCTCGTCGCCTTGACGCGCCGCGTCCGGGACGCAGTTCGCCACCATGGCTGA
- the alr gene encoding alanine racemase encodes MTMQTTRTTHVAPEAVIDLDAVAHNVGVLRDRAGAAQVMAVVKADGYGHGATQTGRAALAAGAAELGVATVEEAIRLRRDGITAPVLAWLHPPGTDFGPALEADVQIAVSSLRQLGELRDAAERTGHTATLTVKVDTGLNRNGAGPDEYSAMLPALKRALTDDAFTLRGLMSHLVRGDVPDHPLNDIQAGRLKDMVDQARSAGLRYEVVHLSNSPSTLTRPDLGFDMVRPGIAVYGQTPIPERGDMGLVPVMTLKCPVALLRKVQAGEGVSYGHTWIAERDTTLALLPIGYADGVFRNLSGRIDVLINGRLRRSVGRVCMDQLVVDVGVDGDVSEGDDAILFGPGTEGEPTAQDWADLLGTINYEVVTSPRGRVVRSYRGTGR; translated from the coding sequence ATGACCATGCAGACGACCAGAACGACGCACGTGGCCCCCGAGGCGGTCATCGACCTCGACGCCGTGGCACACAACGTTGGTGTGCTGCGCGACCGTGCGGGTGCGGCGCAGGTCATGGCCGTCGTCAAGGCCGACGGGTACGGCCACGGTGCGACGCAGACCGGCCGCGCGGCCCTGGCCGCCGGCGCGGCGGAACTGGGTGTCGCCACCGTCGAGGAGGCGATCAGACTCCGTCGCGACGGCATCACCGCTCCGGTGCTGGCGTGGCTGCACCCGCCGGGAACCGACTTCGGTCCCGCGCTCGAAGCAGACGTGCAGATCGCCGTGTCGTCGCTGCGCCAACTCGGCGAGCTGCGTGATGCAGCCGAGCGGACGGGCCATACCGCCACGCTCACCGTCAAGGTCGACACCGGACTGAACCGCAACGGCGCTGGCCCGGACGAGTACTCGGCGATGCTTCCGGCACTGAAGCGCGCGCTCACCGATGACGCGTTCACGTTGCGCGGCCTGATGTCGCATCTGGTGCGCGGTGACGTTCCCGACCACCCGCTCAACGACATCCAGGCGGGCCGGCTGAAGGACATGGTCGATCAAGCCCGCAGCGCGGGTTTGCGGTACGAGGTTGTGCACCTGAGTAATTCACCTTCGACGCTGACACGGCCGGATCTTGGGTTCGACATGGTGCGGCCCGGTATCGCGGTATACGGTCAGACGCCGATTCCCGAGCGTGGCGACATGGGGCTGGTCCCCGTGATGACACTGAAATGCCCTGTGGCGCTGCTGCGCAAGGTACAGGCCGGGGAGGGAGTCTCCTACGGACACACGTGGATCGCCGAACGTGACACGACGCTGGCGTTGCTTCCCATCGGCTACGCCGACGGCGTCTTCCGCAACCTGAGCGGACGCATCGACGTCTTGATCAACGGCAGGCTGCGCCGCAGCGTCGGGCGCGTCTGCATGGACCAACTCGTGGTCGACGTCGGTGTCGACGGCGACGTGTCGGAGGGCGACGACGCGATTCTGTTCGGGCCCGGCACCGAAGGGGAGCCCACCGCGCAGGACTGGGCCGACCTGCTCGGCACCATCAACTATGAGGTCGTCACGAGTCCGCGCGGCCGAGTCGTGCGCTCCTACCGTGGAACTGGACGTTGA
- a CDS encoding glutamate decarboxylase has protein sequence MKRKGTHSQQITPAYTCRMEMAPIPSLRLPDEAMAPDAAYRFIHDELMLDGSSRLNLATFVTTWMDPQAERLMAETFDKNMIDKDEYPATAAIEQRCVCMVADLFHAENLRDDDPNSAVGVSTIGSSEAVMLAGLAMKWRWREKVGKDWKGRTPNLVMGANVQVVWEKFCRYFDVEPRYLPMSEDRYIITPEQVLENIDEDTIGVVAILGTTYTGELEPIGEICAALDKVAADGGVDVPVHVDAASGGFVVPFLHPHLEWDFRLPRVVSINVSGHKYGLTYPGIGFVVWRSAEYLPEDLVFRVNYLGGDMPTFTLNFSRPGNQVVGQYYNFLRLGRGGYANVMQCLSTTARWLGDELQESDHFDVVADGSAIPVVSFRLKGDFGYTEFDVSHALRSYGWQVPAYTMPEGAEDITMLRIVVREGFSADLARALWDDTKTVLSHLDALKPQGHFDNLEPFAH, from the coding sequence ATGAAGCGCAAGGGGACTCATTCGCAACAAATAACGCCGGCCTACACCTGCCGGATGGAGATGGCGCCCATCCCGTCGTTGCGCTTACCGGACGAAGCGATGGCGCCTGACGCCGCATACCGATTCATCCACGACGAGCTCATGCTCGACGGCAGCTCGCGACTGAACCTCGCGACGTTCGTCACGACATGGATGGATCCGCAGGCCGAACGGCTGATGGCGGAGACGTTCGACAAGAACATGATCGACAAGGACGAGTACCCCGCGACGGCCGCTATCGAGCAGCGGTGCGTATGCATGGTGGCCGACCTTTTCCATGCCGAGAACCTGCGCGACGACGACCCGAACAGTGCCGTCGGTGTTTCCACGATCGGCTCCAGCGAGGCCGTGATGCTCGCAGGGCTGGCGATGAAGTGGCGGTGGCGCGAGAAGGTGGGGAAGGACTGGAAGGGCCGGACCCCGAATCTGGTGATGGGCGCCAACGTTCAGGTGGTGTGGGAGAAGTTCTGCCGCTACTTCGACGTCGAACCGCGGTATCTCCCGATGTCGGAGGACCGCTACATCATCACCCCCGAGCAGGTGTTGGAGAACATCGACGAGGACACCATCGGCGTGGTGGCCATTCTCGGCACCACATACACCGGAGAACTCGAGCCGATCGGCGAGATCTGCGCCGCGCTGGACAAGGTGGCAGCCGACGGGGGAGTCGACGTTCCCGTGCATGTCGATGCGGCCAGCGGCGGCTTCGTCGTGCCGTTCCTGCACCCTCACCTGGAGTGGGACTTCCGGCTCCCTCGCGTCGTCTCCATCAACGTCAGCGGCCACAAGTACGGGCTGACCTACCCCGGCATCGGATTCGTGGTCTGGCGCAGCGCGGAGTACCTGCCCGAGGACCTTGTGTTCCGGGTCAACTACCTCGGCGGCGACATGCCCACCTTCACGCTCAACTTCTCTCGGCCGGGCAATCAGGTCGTCGGCCAGTACTACAACTTCCTACGGCTCGGCCGCGGCGGCTACGCCAACGTGATGCAGTGCCTGTCGACGACCGCCCGTTGGCTCGGCGACGAGCTTCAAGAGAGCGATCATTTCGACGTCGTCGCCGACGGCTCGGCGATCCCGGTGGTCAGCTTTCGGTTGAAGGGCGATTTCGGCTACACCGAGTTCGACGTATCGCATGCCCTGCGTTCCTACGGGTGGCAGGTGCCGGCGTACACCATGCCGGAGGGCGCCGAGGACATCACCATGTTGCGCATCGTGGTCCGTGAGGGGTTCTCCGCCGATCTGGCCAGGGCGCTGTGGGACGACACCAAGACGGTGTTGTCGCACCTCGATGCTTTGAAGCCGCAAGGCCACTTCGACAATCTGGAACCGTTCGCCCACTAG
- a CDS encoding NAD(P)H-hydrate dehydratase, whose product MRHYYTADQIREAEAPLLASLPDGALMRRAAYGLATSIAREMGGVTGRRVCAVVGSGDNGGDALWAATFLRRRGASAAAVLLNPERTHAAALAAFRKAGGRVVESIPQATDLVIDGVVGISGSGSLRPNAADVFASATAPVVAVDIPSGIDVHTGTADGPHVHATSTVTFGGLKPVHALGDCGRVELVDIGLDLPQSDILQLEAADVAALWPYPGPKDDKYTQGVTGILAGSATYPGAAVLCTGAAVAATSGMVRYAGSGAQQVLSHWPEVIATPNVSSAGRVQAWAVGPGLGTDETGATALWFALETDLPVIVDADGLTILAAHPDLVADRAAPTVLTPHAGEFERLAGSPPGDDRVGATRRLADRLGVTVLLKGNVTVIAEPGGPVYLNPAGQSWAATAGSGDVLSGIVGALLAAGLPPAQAAAAAAYVHARAANLSAADPGPHPAPTSASRILAHVRASIASL is encoded by the coding sequence ATGCGGCACTATTACACCGCCGACCAAATTCGCGAGGCAGAAGCGCCGCTGTTGGCGAGCCTCCCCGACGGTGCCTTGATGCGGCGCGCCGCCTATGGACTGGCCACCTCGATCGCACGCGAAATGGGCGGCGTCACCGGGCGCCGGGTCTGCGCGGTCGTCGGCTCCGGAGACAACGGTGGCGATGCGCTCTGGGCGGCGACCTTCCTCCGTCGTCGCGGCGCATCGGCCGCCGCGGTCCTGCTCAATCCGGAACGCACGCACGCCGCTGCGCTGGCCGCGTTCCGGAAGGCCGGCGGTCGGGTCGTCGAAAGCATTCCGCAGGCAACCGATCTGGTGATCGACGGCGTGGTCGGAATTTCCGGCTCCGGGTCTCTGCGGCCGAACGCGGCCGACGTGTTCGCAAGTGCGACCGCCCCCGTGGTCGCCGTCGACATCCCGAGTGGCATCGACGTGCACACGGGGACCGCCGACGGCCCGCATGTGCACGCCACATCGACGGTGACGTTCGGCGGGCTCAAACCGGTTCATGCCCTTGGTGATTGCGGACGCGTCGAACTGGTCGACATCGGTCTGGACCTGCCACAGTCCGACATACTCCAGCTCGAGGCCGCTGATGTCGCGGCGCTGTGGCCCTATCCCGGCCCGAAGGATGACAAGTACACCCAGGGTGTCACCGGAATCCTGGCCGGCTCGGCCACCTACCCGGGGGCCGCCGTGCTGTGTACCGGCGCTGCCGTCGCCGCCACGTCAGGCATGGTGCGCTATGCGGGAAGTGGCGCACAGCAGGTGCTTTCACATTGGCCGGAAGTCATTGCCACGCCCAACGTCTCCTCCGCAGGAAGAGTTCAGGCATGGGCCGTCGGACCCGGGTTGGGGACCGACGAGACCGGTGCGACGGCGCTGTGGTTCGCGCTGGAGACCGACCTGCCGGTGATCGTCGACGCCGACGGGCTGACCATCCTCGCTGCGCACCCGGACCTGGTTGCCGATCGCGCCGCACCGACGGTCTTGACGCCACATGCGGGCGAGTTCGAAAGGCTGGCCGGCTCGCCGCCGGGGGACGACCGTGTGGGCGCTACCCGCAGGCTCGCCGACCGCCTCGGTGTCACCGTGCTGCTGAAGGGCAACGTGACAGTCATCGCGGAACCCGGTGGACCGGTCTATCTGAACCCGGCGGGCCAATCGTGGGCGGCAACAGCGGGTTCCGGCGACGTACTGTCCGGCATCGTTGGTGCGCTGCTGGCCGCAGGTCTGCCGCCGGCCCAGGCCGCCGCCGCGGCGGCCTACGTTCACGCTCGAGCGGCCAACCTGTCCGCCGCCGACCCCGGCCCGCATCCAGCCCCGACTTCAGCATCCCGCATCCTGGCCCACGTCCGGGCTTCCATCGCATCTCTCTAA
- a CDS encoding aminotransferase-like domain-containing protein — protein MPTCWVIARCGGGTTVLHRPVRLPPSGRHPAAPSAGPPRLPRPRLPMGVGVDLSPGVPDLSAFPRNLWLRTERAVLTETPPDELGYGTRAGTHVCARLSDPGSPAPVGCGPDPTTSSSFPRGPDG, from the coding sequence GTGCCCACGTGCTGGGTGATTGCCCGATGTGGTGGCGGGACGACAGTGCTGCACCGACCTGTACGGCTGCCGCCGTCAGGTCGTCATCCCGCTGCGCCGTCCGCCGGTCCACCACGGCTGCCGCGCCCCCGGCTGCCCATGGGCGTGGGCGTCGACCTGTCGCCGGGCGTGCCCGACCTGTCGGCATTCCCGAGGAACCTGTGGCTGCGCACCGAGCGTGCGGTTCTGACCGAGACCCCGCCGGACGAACTCGGCTACGGCACCCGCGCGGGCACCCACGTTTGCGCTCGGCTCTCGGACCCTGGCTCCCCCGCACCCGTGGGCTGCGGGCCGGACCCGACGACATCGTCATCGTTTCCGCGGGGGCCGGATGGCTGA
- a CDS encoding alpha/beta fold hydrolase — translation MPNPRIGHFRGDAGRARFLATYRKCLADLPPYDQTFDIPTSFGTVRVYRFPGPEGRPVVLLPGRNASTPMWGDNLPGLLAHRTVFAVDLLGEPGLSVQERELRSAEDQAQWFDEMLAGLALTSPHLMGVSFGGWSATNYAVLKPGRVTSLTLLDPVMTFAPIPVRTMLMMVPMGLPAAVVPEALRRRVLKWITGGTEVDDSVPTAALIASGTRDFVLRQPAPTLFAADQLRALDVPVLALIAGRSVIHDAERAAATARKLLLHGRIELWPDASHAITGEYPERIAETAATFWAEAS, via the coding sequence GTGCCGAACCCCAGGATTGGGCACTTCCGCGGCGATGCGGGCCGTGCCCGCTTCCTCGCGACGTACCGGAAGTGCCTGGCCGATCTCCCGCCATACGACCAGACCTTCGACATCCCAACGAGTTTCGGAACGGTCCGGGTATACCGCTTCCCGGGCCCCGAGGGGCGTCCGGTCGTCCTGCTGCCGGGTCGCAATGCGTCCACCCCGATGTGGGGAGACAACCTCCCAGGTCTGCTGGCCCATCGCACCGTGTTCGCGGTCGATCTGCTTGGCGAGCCGGGGTTGTCGGTGCAGGAGCGCGAATTGAGGAGTGCCGAGGACCAGGCGCAGTGGTTCGACGAGATGCTCGCCGGCCTGGCGTTGACGTCTCCGCATCTCATGGGGGTGTCCTTCGGCGGATGGTCGGCCACCAATTACGCGGTCCTGAAGCCAGGCCGGGTGACGTCGCTGACCCTGCTTGACCCAGTGATGACGTTCGCGCCGATCCCGGTCCGGACCATGCTGATGATGGTGCCCATGGGCCTGCCCGCCGCTGTTGTGCCCGAGGCGCTGCGCCGCCGGGTGCTCAAGTGGATCACCGGCGGGACAGAGGTCGATGATTCTGTTCCGACTGCTGCGCTGATCGCTTCGGGAACCCGGGATTTCGTGCTGCGTCAGCCTGCACCGACGTTGTTCGCCGCTGACCAGTTGCGAGCGCTCGACGTCCCGGTCCTCGCGTTGATCGCGGGCCGCAGCGTGATTCATGATGCCGAGCGTGCCGCCGCTACCGCGCGGAAACTCTTGCTGCACGGCCGAATCGAACTCTGGCCTGATGCATCGCATGCGATCACCGGTGAATACCCCGAACGGATTGCCGAGACGGCGGCGACCTTCTGGGCTGAAGCGTCCTGA